The following coding sequences are from one Nicotiana tomentosiformis chromosome 3, ASM39032v3, whole genome shotgun sequence window:
- the LOC104089209 gene encoding proline--tRNA ligase, cytoplasmic-like, which produces MASKDSNKGKKKEVKKETGLGQGKKKEVEKETDLSLSYKKDENFGEWYPEVVVNGEMISTTTYPAVIFYAPWAMSIWEILQVFFDAEIKKMKIKNSYFSLFVSPAVLQKEKDHVEGIAPEGVVSFFGK; this is translated from the exons ATGGCGAGTAAAGATTCAAACA aaggaaaaaagaaagaagtcAAGAAAGAGACTGGTCTTGGTCAGGGAAAAAAGAAAGAAGTCGAGAAAGAGACAGATCTTAGTCTCTCTTACAAAAAAGATGAAAATTTTGGAGAGTGGTATCCTGAG GTTGTCGTTAATGGTGAAATGATAAGTACTACGACATATCCGGCTGTTATATTCTACGCCCCATGGGCAATGTCTATCTGGGAGATATTGCAA GTGTTTTTTGATGCTGAAATTAAGAAAATGAAGATAAAGAACTCTTACTTTTCTTTGTTTGTGTCCCCTGCTGTTCTACAAAAGGAAAAGGACCACGTAGAGGGAATTGCTCCTGAGG GAGTCGTGAGTTTCTTTGGCAAGTAG